From Pongo pygmaeus isolate AG05252 chromosome 1, NHGRI_mPonPyg2-v2.0_pri, whole genome shotgun sequence, one genomic window encodes:
- the HAX1 gene encoding HCLS1-associated protein X-1 isoform X2 yields the protein MSLFDLFRGFFGFPGPRSHRDPFFGGMTRDEDDDEEEEEEGGSWGRGNPRFHSPQHPPEEFGFGFSFSPGGGIRFHDNFGFDDLVRDFNSIFSDMGAWTLPSHPPELPGPESETPGERLREGQTLRDSMLKYPDSHQPRIFGGVLESDARSESPPPAPDWGSQRPFHRFDDVWPMDAHPRTREDNDLDSQVSQEGLGPVLQPQPKSYFKSISVTKITKPDGIVEERRTVVDSEGRTETTVTRHEADSSPRGDPESPRPPALDDAFSILDLFLGRWFRSR from the exons ATGAGCCTCTTTGATCTCTTCCGGGGCTTCTTCGGCTTTCCTGGACCTCGGAG CCACAGAGATCCCTTTTTTGGAGGGATGACTcgagatgaagatgatgatgaggaagaagaggaagaagggggcTCATGGGGCCGTGGGAACCCAAGGTTCCATAGTCCTCAGCACCCCCCTGAGGAATTTGGCTTCGGCTTCAGCTTCAGCCCGGGAGGAGGGATACGTTTCCACGATAACTTCGGCTTTGATGACCTAGTACGAGATTTCAATAGCATCTTCAGCGATATGGGGGCCTGGACCTTGCCTTCCCATCCTCCTG AACTTCCAGGTCCTGAGTCAGAGACACCTGGTGAGAGACTACGGGAGGGACAGACACTTCGGGACTCAATGCTTAAGTATCCAGATAGTCACCAGCCCAGGATCTTTGGGGGGGTCTTGGAGAGTGATGCAAGAAGTGAATCCCCCCCACCAGCACCAGACTGGGGCTCCCAGAGGCCATTTCATAGG TTTGATGATGTATGGCCTATGGACGCCCATCCTAGAACCAGAGAGGACAATG ATCTTGATTCCCAGGTTTCTCAGGAGGGTCTTGGCCCGGTTCTACAACCCCAGCCCAAATCCTATTTCAAGAGCATCTCTGTGACCAAGATCACTAAACCAGATGGG ATAGTGGAGGAGCGCCGGACTGTGGTGGACAGTGAGGGCCGGACAGAGACTACAGTAACCCGACACGAAGCAGATAGCAGTCCTAGGGGTG ATCCAGAATCACCAAGACCTCCAGCCCTGGATGATGCCTTTTCCATCCTGGACTTATTCCTAGGACGTTGGTTCCGGTCCCGGTAG
- the HAX1 gene encoding HCLS1-associated protein X-1 isoform X4 translates to MSLFDLFRGFFGFPGPRSFSPGGGIRFHDNFGFDDLVRDFNSIFSDMGAWTLPSHPPELPGPESETPGERLREGQTLRDSMLKYPDSHQPRIFGGVLESDARSESPPPAPDWGSQRPFHRFDDVWPMDAHPRTREDNDLDSQVSQEGLGPVLQPQPKSYFKSISVTKITKPDGIVEERRTVVDSEGRTETTVTRHEADSSPRGDPESPRPPALDDAFSILDLFLGRWFRSR, encoded by the exons ATGAGCCTCTTTGATCTCTTCCGGGGCTTCTTCGGCTTTCCTGGACCTCGGAG CTTCAGCCCGGGAGGAGGGATACGTTTCCACGATAACTTCGGCTTTGATGACCTAGTACGAGATTTCAATAGCATCTTCAGCGATATGGGGGCCTGGACCTTGCCTTCCCATCCTCCTG AACTTCCAGGTCCTGAGTCAGAGACACCTGGTGAGAGACTACGGGAGGGACAGACACTTCGGGACTCAATGCTTAAGTATCCAGATAGTCACCAGCCCAGGATCTTTGGGGGGGTCTTGGAGAGTGATGCAAGAAGTGAATCCCCCCCACCAGCACCAGACTGGGGCTCCCAGAGGCCATTTCATAGG TTTGATGATGTATGGCCTATGGACGCCCATCCTAGAACCAGAGAGGACAATG ATCTTGATTCCCAGGTTTCTCAGGAGGGTCTTGGCCCGGTTCTACAACCCCAGCCCAAATCCTATTTCAAGAGCATCTCTGTGACCAAGATCACTAAACCAGATGGG ATAGTGGAGGAGCGCCGGACTGTGGTGGACAGTGAGGGCCGGACAGAGACTACAGTAACCCGACACGAAGCAGATAGCAGTCCTAGGGGTG ATCCAGAATCACCAAGACCTCCAGCCCTGGATGATGCCTTTTCCATCCTGGACTTATTCCTAGGACGTTGGTTCCGGTCCCGGTAG
- the HAX1 gene encoding HCLS1-associated protein X-1 isoform X3 — protein MSLFDLFRGFFGFPGPRSFSPGGGIRFHDNFGFDDLVRDFNSIFSDMGAWTLPSHPPELPGPESETPGERLREGQTLRDSMLKYPDSHQPRIFGGVLESDARSESPPPAPDWGSQRPFHRFLLQFDDVWPMDAHPRTREDNDLDSQVSQEGLGPVLQPQPKSYFKSISVTKITKPDGIVEERRTVVDSEGRTETTVTRHEADSSPRGDPESPRPPALDDAFSILDLFLGRWFRSR, from the exons ATGAGCCTCTTTGATCTCTTCCGGGGCTTCTTCGGCTTTCCTGGACCTCGGAG CTTCAGCCCGGGAGGAGGGATACGTTTCCACGATAACTTCGGCTTTGATGACCTAGTACGAGATTTCAATAGCATCTTCAGCGATATGGGGGCCTGGACCTTGCCTTCCCATCCTCCTG AACTTCCAGGTCCTGAGTCAGAGACACCTGGTGAGAGACTACGGGAGGGACAGACACTTCGGGACTCAATGCTTAAGTATCCAGATAGTCACCAGCCCAGGATCTTTGGGGGGGTCTTGGAGAGTGATGCAAGAAGTGAATCCCCCCCACCAGCACCAGACTGGGGCTCCCAGAGGCCATTTCATAGG TTTCTTCTGCAGTTTGATGATGTATGGCCTATGGACGCCCATCCTAGAACCAGAGAGGACAATG ATCTTGATTCCCAGGTTTCTCAGGAGGGTCTTGGCCCGGTTCTACAACCCCAGCCCAAATCCTATTTCAAGAGCATCTCTGTGACCAAGATCACTAAACCAGATGGG ATAGTGGAGGAGCGCCGGACTGTGGTGGACAGTGAGGGCCGGACAGAGACTACAGTAACCCGACACGAAGCAGATAGCAGTCCTAGGGGTG ATCCAGAATCACCAAGACCTCCAGCCCTGGATGATGCCTTTTCCATCCTGGACTTATTCCTAGGACGTTGGTTCCGGTCCCGGTAG
- the HAX1 gene encoding HCLS1-associated protein X-1 isoform X1: MSLFDLFRGFFGFPGPRSHRDPFFGGMTRDEDDDEEEEEEGGSWGRGNPRFHSPQHPPEEFGFGFSFSPGGGIRFHDNFGFDDLVRDFNSIFSDMGAWTLPSHPPELPGPESETPGERLREGQTLRDSMLKYPDSHQPRIFGGVLESDARSESPPPAPDWGSQRPFHRFLLQFDDVWPMDAHPRTREDNDLDSQVSQEGLGPVLQPQPKSYFKSISVTKITKPDGIVEERRTVVDSEGRTETTVTRHEADSSPRGDPESPRPPALDDAFSILDLFLGRWFRSR, encoded by the exons ATGAGCCTCTTTGATCTCTTCCGGGGCTTCTTCGGCTTTCCTGGACCTCGGAG CCACAGAGATCCCTTTTTTGGAGGGATGACTcgagatgaagatgatgatgaggaagaagaggaagaagggggcTCATGGGGCCGTGGGAACCCAAGGTTCCATAGTCCTCAGCACCCCCCTGAGGAATTTGGCTTCGGCTTCAGCTTCAGCCCGGGAGGAGGGATACGTTTCCACGATAACTTCGGCTTTGATGACCTAGTACGAGATTTCAATAGCATCTTCAGCGATATGGGGGCCTGGACCTTGCCTTCCCATCCTCCTG AACTTCCAGGTCCTGAGTCAGAGACACCTGGTGAGAGACTACGGGAGGGACAGACACTTCGGGACTCAATGCTTAAGTATCCAGATAGTCACCAGCCCAGGATCTTTGGGGGGGTCTTGGAGAGTGATGCAAGAAGTGAATCCCCCCCACCAGCACCAGACTGGGGCTCCCAGAGGCCATTTCATAGG TTTCTTCTGCAGTTTGATGATGTATGGCCTATGGACGCCCATCCTAGAACCAGAGAGGACAATG ATCTTGATTCCCAGGTTTCTCAGGAGGGTCTTGGCCCGGTTCTACAACCCCAGCCCAAATCCTATTTCAAGAGCATCTCTGTGACCAAGATCACTAAACCAGATGGG ATAGTGGAGGAGCGCCGGACTGTGGTGGACAGTGAGGGCCGGACAGAGACTACAGTAACCCGACACGAAGCAGATAGCAGTCCTAGGGGTG ATCCAGAATCACCAAGACCTCCAGCCCTGGATGATGCCTTTTCCATCCTGGACTTATTCCTAGGACGTTGGTTCCGGTCCCGGTAG